A genomic window from Megalobrama amblycephala isolate DHTTF-2021 linkage group LG2, ASM1881202v1, whole genome shotgun sequence includes:
- the LOC125262944 gene encoding trace amine-associated receptor 13c-like, giving the protein MAYETEDHETQYCFPAINSSCIKGKRSRHEYNIMYVFVSLLSVWTVFLNLLVIISISHFKKLHTPTNQIILSLAVSDLLMGLAMPIEGTRLIETCWYFGDTFCGLYLLFIAVLLSTSLGNLVLIAIDRYVAVCHPLLYPQKITTTKTAISICLSWVCSSVCNTASVINNGYFDTSLRTDMCYGECSVIMSFAWRVTDLLMSFIFPCFLIITSYLRIFHVVHQQVKVINSLMNGKCVMEGSVRRKSESKAALTLGIIVTVYLLCWIPYYICSISVTSSTTINVLTWVVYTNSGLNPLIYALFYPWFKKTVKNILTLKIFQPASSLVNIFTEH; this is encoded by the coding sequence ATGGCCTATGAGACAGAGGATCATGAGACTCAATACTGCTTTCCTGCCATCAACTCATCATGTATCAAGGGAAAACGCTCCAGACATGAATACAatattatgtatgtatttgtatcATTGCTGTCAGTATGGACTGTGTTTCTGAACCTGCTGGTGATCATCTCCATCTCTCACTTCAAGAAGCTTCACACTCCAACAAACCAGATTATTCTCTCTCTGGCAGTTTCCGACCTGCTTATGGGACTTGCTATGCCCATAGAAGGCACCAGGCTGATTGAGACATGTTGGTACTTCGGAGACACCTTCTGTGGActctatttattatttattgcagtgcttCTTTCTACATCTCTCGGTAATTTGGTTTTAATAGCTATTGATCGTTACGTGGCTGTGTGTCACCCTTTACTGTACCCACAGAAAATAACCACAACTAAAACTGCAATAAGCATCTGTCTGAGCTGGGTTTGCTCCTCAGTCTGTAACACTGCCTCTGTAATTAATAACGGATATTTTGACACTTCACTCAGAACAGACATGTGTTATGGAGAGTGTTCTGTTATTATGAGTTTTGCCTGGAGAGTCACTGATCtattaatgtcttttatttttccGTGTTTCCTAATCATAACTTCATATTTGAGGATTTTTCATGTAGTACATCAGCAAGTGAAAGTTATAAACTCTCTGATGAATGGAAAATGTGTAATGGAAGGTTCAGTGAGGAGGAAATCTGAGAGTAAAGCTGCTCTGACATTAGGAATCATTGTAACAGTTTATCTGCTGTGCTGGATTCCATACTATATCTGTTCTATATCAGTAACCTCTTCCACAACCATAAATGTTTTGACATGGGTTGTGTACACAAACTCAGGTCTGAATCCTCTTAtctatgctttattttatccCTGGTTTAAAAAGACAGTCAAAAACATCTTAACTCTGAAAATATTTCAGCCAGCATCCTCTCTGGTCAATATCTTTACAGaacattaa
- the LOC125262945 gene encoding trace amine-associated receptor 13c-like, which produces MAYETEDHETQYCFPAINSSCIKGKRSRHEYNIMYVFFSLLSTWTVFLNLLVIISISHFKKLHTPTNLIILSLAVADLLIGLIVMPIDATRLIETCWYFGNTLCALFMTITGVVLSASLGNLVLIAIDRYVAVCHPLQYPQKITTTKALMIICLCWFCSSAYITALSSSNGRFDTSHKTEACYGECYVMISFTWIVTDLFMSLMFPCTLIITLYLRIFYVVHQQVKVINYLMKGGKCVMEGSVRRKSESKAALTLGIIVAIHILCWLPLYIFSLAGNTVISSVIVNVLTWVFYINSGLNPLIYALFYPWFRRSFKHIISLKIFQSASSLVDIFINNHL; this is translated from the coding sequence ATGGCCTATGAGACAGAGGATCATGAGACTCAATACTGCTTTCCTGCCATCAACTCATCATGTATCAAGGGAAAACGCTCCAGACATGAATACAATATCATGTATGTGTTtttttcattgctgtcaacatGGACTGTGTTTCTGAACCTGCTGGTGATCATCTCCATCTCTCACTTCAAGAAGCTTCACACTCCAACCAACCTGATTATTCTCTCTCTGGCTGTGGCCGACCTGCTTATTGGACTTATTGTGATGCCAATAGATGCCACTAGGTTGATTGAGACATGCTGGTACTTTGGAAACACTTTATGTGCACTGTTTATGACAATTACGGGGGTGGTTCTCTCAGCATCTCTTGgtaatttagttttaattgcGATTGATCGTTATGTGGCTGTGTGTCACCCTTTACAGTACCCACAGAAAATAACCACAACTAAAGCCTTAATGATCATCTGTCTTTGTTGGTTTTGCTCTTCAGCTTATATCACTGCTTTGTCAAGCAGCAACGGACGTTTTGACACATCACACAAAACAGAAGCATGTTATGGAGAGTGTTATGTCATGATAAGTTTTACATGGATAGTCACTGATCTGTTCATGTCCTTGATGTTTCCTTGCACCCTgatcataactttatatttgagGATATTTTATGTTGTACATCAGCAAGTGAAAGTTATAAACTATCTGATGAAGGGTGGTAAATGTGTAATGGAAGGTTCAGTGAGGAGGAAATCTGAGAGCAAAGCTGCTCTGACATTAGGAATCATTGTGGCAATTCATATTCTCTGCTGGTTACCTCTCTATATTTTTTCTCTTGCAGGGAATACAGTAATTTCCTCTGTAATAGTGAATGTTCTAACATGGGTCTTCTATATTAACTCAGGCCTGAATCCTCTAATCTATGCTTTATTTTACCCTTGGTTTAGAAGGTCATTTAAACACATCATATCACTTAAGATATTTCAGTCAGCATCATCTTTGGtggacatttttataaataatcatTTGTGA
- the LOC125262946 gene encoding trace amine-associated receptor 13c-like, with product MAYETEDHETQYCFPAINSSCIKGTRSRHEYNIMYVFFSLLSVWTVFLNLLVIISISHFKKLHTPTNLLILSLALADLLVGLVVMPIEATRLIEMCWYFGDTFCGLFMIIIGVLGSTSLSNLVLIAVDRYVAVCHPLLYPQKITMTKTAISICLYWFCSSAYNTAFAINNRYFDTSLRTDMCYGECSVMMGFAWIVTDLFLSFILPCTLIITLYLRIFYVVHQQVKAINSLMKGGKCVMEVSVRRKSERKAALTLGIIVTVYMLCWIPYYICFISVTSSTAIYSLTWVVYVSSGLNPLVYALFYPWFKKTVKHILTLKIFQPASSLVNIFTEHQF from the coding sequence ATGGCCTATGAGACAGAGGATCATGAGACTCAATACTGCTTTCCTGCCATCAACTCATCATGTATCAAGGGAACACGCTCCAGACATGAATACAATATCATGTATGTGTTTTTTTCATTGCTGTCAGTATGGACTGTGTTTCTGAACCTGCTGGTGATCATCTCCATCTCTCACTTCAAGAAGCTTCACACTCCAACAAACCtgctcattctctctctggCTTTGGCTGACCTTCTTGTTGGACTTGTTGTCATGCCAATAGAGGCCACCAGGCTAATTGAGATGTGTTGGTACTTTGGAGACACCTTCTGTGGACTGTTTATGATAATCATTGGAGTGCTCGGCTCAACATCTCTTagtaatttagttttaattgcTGTTGATCGTTATGTGGCTGTGTGTCACCCTTTACTGTACCCACAGAAAATAACAATGACTAAAACTGCAATAAGCATCTGTCTATACTGGTTTTGCTCCTCAGCTTATAACACTGCCTTTGCAATTAATAATAGATATTTTGACACTTCACTCAGAACAGACATGTGTTATGGAGAGTGTTCTGTTATGATGGGTTTTGCCTGGATAGTCACTGATCTGTTCTTGTCTTTTATTCTTCCTTGTACCCTgatcataactttatatttgagGATTTTTTATGTAGTACATCAGCAAGTAAAAGCTATAAACTCTCTGATGAAGGGTGGTAAATGTGTAATGGAAGTTTCAGTGAGGAGAAAATCTGAGCGCAAAGCTGCTCTGACATTAGGAATCATTGTGACAGTTTATATGCTGTGCTGGATTCCatactatatatgttttatatcaGTAACCTCTTCCACAGCCATATATTCTTTGACATGGGTCGTGTATGTTAGCTCAGGTCTGAATCCTCTGGtctatgctttattttatccCTGGTTTAAAAAGACAGTTAAACACATCTTAACTCTGAAAATATTTCAGCCAGCATCCTCTCTGGTCAATATTTTTACAGAACATCAATTCTAA